From a single Bacillus pseudomycoides DSM 12442 genomic region:
- a CDS encoding TetR/AcrR family transcriptional regulator, translated as MSPRRAVKQELTREMIMNAARDLFIKQGYQHTSMRKIAAELGYSHGSIYYHFKNKAELFYAMVEQDFQLLDQRLDETIAQNLQREEQLKAVLLGFIEFGLRNQSHYEIMFLIKDEELKECLADEPNASYDKFANVISSLCNGKVSIMTIWSVFLSLHGFVSHYCRNVQTFEDVQDLAKAHVNFIAKSLLM; from the coding sequence ATGTCGCCAAGAAGAGCAGTTAAACAAGAATTAACAAGAGAAATGATTATGAATGCAGCAAGGGATTTATTTATAAAACAAGGGTATCAGCATACTTCAATGCGTAAAATCGCAGCAGAATTAGGATATAGTCATGGATCAATCTATTATCATTTTAAAAATAAAGCAGAGCTTTTTTATGCGATGGTTGAACAAGATTTTCAATTATTGGATCAAAGGCTAGATGAAACGATTGCTCAAAATTTACAGCGAGAAGAACAATTAAAAGCAGTGTTATTAGGTTTTATTGAATTTGGTCTACGAAATCAAAGTCATTATGAAATTATGTTTTTGATTAAAGATGAAGAATTAAAAGAATGTCTAGCAGATGAGCCAAATGCTAGTTATGATAAGTTCGCTAATGTTATATCTTCCTTATGTAATGGAAAGGTAAGCATAATGACTATATGGTCTGTTTTTTTATCATTACATGGGTTTGTATCGCATTATTGTAGAAATGTTCAAACGTTTGAAGATGTACAAGATTTAGCTAAAGCACATGTGAATTTTATTGCAAAATCGCTTCTTATGTAA